In a single window of the Candidatus Omnitrophota bacterium genome:
- a CDS encoding thiol peroxidase: MERSDVITFKGQPLTLIGDEIKPGDDAPGFKLLDSDLNEVSLNDFSGKIKLLASVPSLDTPVCDLQIKRFNDEAVNLSKDIVVLFISMDLPFAQKRFCQTYEIKRVKTYSDHREASFGKAYGVLIKELRLLSRAVFVVNKENKVTYSQYVKEISSPPDYDNALEALGSVATE, from the coding sequence ATGGAAAGAAGCGACGTAATTACCTTCAAGGGACAGCCATTGACACTTATTGGTGACGAAATAAAGCCCGGGGACGATGCTCCCGGGTTCAAACTTCTTGACTCAGACCTTAACGAAGTATCCCTGAATGATTTCTCCGGCAAGATCAAGCTGCTCGCTTCTGTACCCTCGCTGGACACTCCTGTTTGCGATCTTCAGATCAAGAGGTTCAATGACGAAGCGGTGAACCTTTCCAAAGATATAGTCGTGCTCTTTATAAGCATGGACCTGCCGTTCGCACAGAAGCGGTTCTGTCAGACCTATGAGATCAAGAGGGTAAAAACATATTCCGACCATCGTGAGGCGTCATTCGGCAAGGCATATGGCGTTCTCATAAAAGAGCTGAGGCTCCTGTCCCGCGCTGTGTTCGTTGTAAACAAGGAAAACAAGGTCACGTACAGCCAGTATGTAAAAGAGATAAGTTCGCCTCCGGATTACGACAATGCGCTGGAAGCTTTGGGTTCGGTGGCAACGGAATAG